ATATCTGTTTTGTGAGCTGTTTGTGGGACATTATGAATCTTACCAATAAGACTCCTGACCTGGCGGATGAGAATCTACCTGAGCCCTTTAATGGTACACTGGGCTTGCTTTCTCCAAATGGAACTTTCATTCACACTTCAACTTTAGTTATGTGCACCTTTTTACTGGTGATCATATTTTGCTTGGGATCTTATGGGAATTtaattgtctttctttcattttttgaccCAGCCTTTAGAAAACTACGGACTAACTTTGACTTTATGATCTTGAACTTGTCTTTCTGCGACCTCTTCATCTGCTGTGTTACAGCCCCAATGTTTGCATTTGTACTGTTTTTTGACACAGGCAGCAGTGTCTCAAAAGAGTTTTGTTTTACCTTCCACTTGACAAGTTCTGGATTTATAATAATGTCACTTAAAACCGTTGCTGTTATTGCACTTCATCGGCTCCGCATGGTGCTTGGCCAGCAACCGAATCGGACAGCATCTTTTCCATGTACTTTAATGCTCACCATTCTTCTTTGGACTACAAGTTTCACACTGGCTACCTTGGTGACTATGAGGACTTACCCTTGGAAGTCTAAGGCATGTTTGCCACACTTTGGACTGATTAGTGGAGATGGTAAAATTATACTTTATCTGTACCTCATTGACTTTGCATTTTGTGTAGGAATTGTCTCTGTATCATATGTCATGATCGCACAAGCATTAAGGAAGAATGCCCAGGTTCGGAAATGTCCAATTATTACAGTGCATGCCTCCAGCCCTCAACCTCTCATTGCTACTGGCTTTGATGGTGTACAATGCACAGTCCCGGCACTGTATAGAAACCAGAATTACAACAAGCTGCAGCATGTGCAGACACACCCGTATACCAAAAAAATGAGCCAGATGCCAGTTGTGGGGGGAAAGTTTCAGCTTGTGTCTTCTGTTAACCTTGCAACAGCTAAGGACTCCAAAGCTGTAGTCAcatgtgttgtcattgtgttatCAGTGTTGCTATGCTGCCTGCCAATGGCTATCTCCCTAATTCAGGATGTTTTGTCTCCAGAGAGCAGCTTCATTCTGTACCAGTTTGAGCTCTGTGGATTTACGCTGATTTTCCTCAAATCAGGCATAAACCCTTTTATTTACTCACGTAACAGTGCTGGACTTAGAAGAAGAGTTCTTTGGTGCATTCAGTATGTTGCACTTGGTTTTCTCTGCTGCAAACAGAAGACCAGACTTAGGGCTATTGGTAAGGGCAGCTTAGAGGTAAACAGAAACAAATCCTCTCACCACGAAACAAACTCGGCCTATATGCTCTCTCCCAAGCCACAGAGAAAGCTAGTTGACCAAGCTTGTGGTCCGAGCCTTTCCAAGGAGAGCGTGCTCAGCCCCAAAGCAACAGGTGGACACCAGCCCCTAGCTCAGAGCAGCTCCACACCTATAAACACCCGCATTGAAccatattacagtatttataacaGCAGCCCCTCACAAGGAGTGAGCTCCCCAAACAGCCTACAGCCTGTCAATTCTACTTTTGGGTTTGCCAAATCATATGTTGCCATGCACTACCATACAAAGAAGGACTTGATTCAAGACTTTGAAAGCCCTTCATCCAAGCAAATCCCAGTTCCCTCTGTTTAATGGGGTAGCCATGTGGAGGCAAGACTTGCTGTTTCTGTTAGTACTTGTATAGTTTTATTTACCAGAATGAATGTATTAATGTACAGCATAATGACAGGttttattgaaaacaaacaataagcaaaaaaatatatgagGGATGACTGCCAGaagtatatttttacattaatattgcATATTTCATTATAACCTCTGTATATTTTAATGGCATCAGATTTTGCTGTCATTTTCTTCACTAAGACTGTATATGTGGatttgccatatttcttttttaccaattaaatgtattacaaatGCATTACCTTCTGAGTGTTTTAAAAGTTTACGATGTCCTTGTGTACATTGGCAGTCTTAGATACAAGTGACTTTTGTAATGAACAGATTGTACTTCCAATAGTGCTCTTAAATGTATTCATAGAAAACACCTTCATAAATTATGAAGAATCAGTCTCTTAAAAAAATATCTGTTGCTGTCAACTTGCAAAATGATCATAAAACCATACATTTTAATGATAGTGGCAACTAAGCACATTTTTGTCCAtgaaacaatccatccatcctttctcctacactgtgttttgtttttgtttttttaattaaaaggccATGAGGAACTGGTACCATGCAAACAACATCAGACAGAACCATACCTTGGATGGTCACCAGCCCATTTTAGAGCACACTTGTTTTAGTTAGCTGATTATGCAGATCTTCAAGATGCATGATGACATCTGGATATCTCAGGGTACATTTGCACTtagaatatacaaactccataCATAAAGTGacaaataatttattaacaacagaattgtattttttaaggctaataattttcactttatttgtaCACTTCAGCTAGTTCTCTAATACTTCACGCAGTGACCTTTTTAAGAAGCGCACCAGTTTATTACCTGTATTTAATGATGTTACAGATTATAAAATTAGTATTGTAGCATAACTTCCAAAGCTtacattttcaatgatatttttGCAGTTTAACCATTCAGAGATAGCGTATTAAAAAGTTCGCACTCAGTTTTGTGGCATTTACCAAATCAAATATGCCATCCTTTgctttatattttactattttatgttCTGCCAgtatatatttaattgaaaaatccCAGAATTAACGCAACATCAGTTTGTTTTTATGCACAGTATAGTGTCcacaaataaaagtatattagAATAAAAGCACAAGTAGATTAacgtaatattttgtttttttgtgacagAACTTTACTTTGAACTAATACGGACGGGGATATTTTATACTTGTATATACTCTGCAGTGTTGTATGCCCATGAACATGTGCACAGTAGTGTAGTGAGAAATAAGCTGTAGATGTAGCTCATGTATTTGATTCTCTTGTGTGATCTTTTGGTTATTTCTATAAAGGAACAGAAcgtcatttgtattttattgttacataATATCACCTTGCCATTTCTTTTTGAACTAAGGGTTGCTGGTGTGAGAAAACAGATAATGGTTCAATATGTGCTACGTAAGTATGaatgtttaatataattatgtctAACTATAGTGCACTGGAAAGAATAGGCTGGTTTTGATACACAGTTACCATAGTGAAACTGTTGATTATGAACAATTGCTAGCAATAAGTTGATCAGTAAAAACACTGCAGATATTGCCCAGATACTCTGTGTGTGTCAGGAACAACCtcaaaagagattgaatagtcactttcaaaagaaaaatctagGTACAGTGTTATGTATAATTATTGGAAAAGTCACTCTACTAAATCAGGATGTAGCAGCAGAAATGGAAGCGAGGGAGATAAATTGTGTTAGGTTTGCCAAAGCTGTGGAACTTCTGACTTTATACTTGTGAAGCTAAAGAAACATACAATATACAAGCACAGGTACGGGAAATATTGTAAGAGCCTTGCTTTAAAATCCTCATAAATGCTTCTATATAAGTACTGTGTACAacttgaagtttgttttttttttaacatttatttatagattaTTGGCCTAGCACAGAATTGCTTAATCTGTTGTATCCAGAATCCCACAAAAATTGCAGATTCTAAAGCACAATGGAAATAGTACTTAAAATGCTAAATGTAATGGAAAttcataatacagtacatttacttTATTGATGTGGAACAAAGAAATGACACATGATTAACTATTGTATTTCCACTCACATGATCAAGTTATTTTTAGAAATTATGGAACATACATTTAGCTGAGGAGATGCTGtgctggtggtgcagtggttcgTTCTACTACCTTacattcttgaatgaccaagttTGACTTTTTGCCCAGTCATTGTCTGTCCAGAGTCTGCaaggttttgtttgtttgttttttttttttgtgcatgagATTTTCTCTAAGTACTGCAGTTTTTATCCTACCACTCAAAAATAATGCTGGGTTCattgtcagttttacattttcctAATGTTAGTGAGTATGTGTCTGTCACTCAGGGTTTTTGTAGCTGTGTTCTGTGATAGAATGTTGCCCTCTCATGTGATAGTTCCTATCTATCCCTGGAGGATTCTGGGTGACTGTCCAGTTCTGGAGTGATTCTGAAACTGAATTAGTGAAGTTATATCTACAGGTATATTTACATAGTTGTTGTTTTTTCCATCGCTTGTCAGTTGACTgctaagaagatagatagatagatagatagataggaagagcACCATATTAAAAGCaatgaaatattaataaagtgtcaaaTTATGAACTCTGAGTTCAGTTTAAGCATAACTCTACAGCTAGTGCAATAGATATAAAATAAATCAGCCATTCAattaatcagtctttattttataaactactgcaATAGACAGAGAATGAACCATCCATTCAGTTAATCAGTCTttgttttataaagtgccttttataGAGTGCAAAGCGAGCAGGTATTCATTTCAAAGTAAAACTACCAGATAGAATAACAAGGTGTAGATGAGTAAGGATAAAATGGTAAGTACATGAGAGTAGATTAACAGTATTTCATAACAGTGTTACAGAAGATTAAAATTAGAGAGTAGTACTATGGGTATCATagtgtatattaaaaagaaacaagaattcTAAAGTATCATTTGAATATGTCTGCTGATGACACCTCAGATGTCCCAGCCATATTTTAACccatgctattaaaaaaaaacatgtatttagaACACTACACTAataaatgtaataacattttatcatcactgatATCTTTGAATATAACTCATTGTTAtaaaaattcataataaataaaaatgttataattttctttcaagcaaaagctaaaagtgctccaactttcaaaacttcaaaatatcctgaatgttatgccatccaaatattttctaacttgttattgCACTGTTTGAGAGTTGACACTCTTGAAGGATAAagctaatttttttaattgatttttgtaAGTGAATTTGAAGTGTAATGTGAGTTGGTGTACTGCTTTTATTAACTACTGAGTTTCTAGTCTCATGATCTTTGCTCACCAGGAGGCAGAAGCACAGAACTTTTCTTCAGACAGGATTATATCAAAATGtaagtaaacaaaaaacaatttttatatataaatgtactgtagtgaattattattattattattattattgttgttgttgttgttattattatcagtTGACTGTTTGCTTAAAGTGTCAGTTTCTTTTTACTTAGCTCTCCTAATGATGTATCTACTTATTGTTCTGCTTGATAATATAAGATGAATGTACATTTTCCTCATAGAATTTTGACTCAGGACATTACCCAGGAAGGTCTTTAAACTAGGAAGGtctttactaattagtgggtctgacactgaagttgttGCAGCTTTCAACATCCTGGGTGTCTACTATgttggttgttaattgtcactattagagTTAAACGaggggagcaaactacacaggaaaaggggaaaataaaaggaaaacaacaaaagagaggtaaccatttatagctttagaaaaaaatagaaatatttctaaatatcttataaatgtaaaaaccacactgttgtgtttttatgaatgcagaataagagaagagtaaaaaagaccagctaattaaatgagatcagtttgttggaacaaaaacctgcagccacagtgggtccccagggctGAGTTCGAGAACCACTGGATTAGAGTATTTTCTAGCACATATAAAGAGTGCAGTACAAGTTGTAtcaaatatatttcatttcaATTGAAAGCACATTTGAGCAGTCATActatattttacagaaaatgattCAGTACTTTTTACAAAAACCATAGAATCTCAATGGTGTTTTCAGAGTTCTGTTTTCTTACATTTCAAGAAGTGTAGTAGCATGGACTGTTTCAAAACAGGATGCCAGTGTACCTGTTTTAACACAGTGTAACCACTTATCTTGTGTTTTAAGGCAATAAACcccattttattaatatttttgtcaaatgaacaaagaatcctaaatatactgtatatcaatttttAATCAGCTTTTCCTGTGAAGAGTTTCGGAATATAACACTAGGTGAAAAGACCCAGCGCAAGACAATTTACTATCAATAGCTGATCCAAGCCATGTCTTTGCTTGTATGTAAGTACTCTGCACaatttgaagtttgtttttttttttttaaacatttatttatagactagcaaaatacccgcgcttcgcagcggagaagtagtgtgttaaagaggttatgaaaaactaaaggaaatattttaaaaataacgtaacatgattgtcaatgtaattgtgttgtcattgttatgagtgttgctgtcatatatatatatacatacatatacacatatattatatatatatatatatatattatatagatatatatatatatatatatatatatacacatatattatatatatatatatatatatatatatatacacacacacacatatacacatatatatacacatatatatataatatatatatatacacatatatataatatatatatatatacacacatatatataatatatatatacacatatatgtgtatatatatattatatatatatatatatgtgtgtatatatatattatatatatatatgtgtgtgtgtatatatatatatatatattatatatattatatatatgtgtgtatatatatatatattatatatatatattatatatatatatattatatatgtgtatatatatattgtatatatatatatatatatatataatatatatacacatatataatatatatatacacacatatatatatatataatatatatatacacacatatatatatacatatatataatacggtatatatatacgcatatatatatttataatatatatatacacatatatatataatatatatacacatatatatataatataaatatacacatatatataatatatatatatatacacatatatatatataatatatatatatatatatatatacacatatatataatatatatatatacacatatatatataatatatatatacacatatatataatatatatatatacacatatatatataatatatatatacacatatatataatatatatatatatacacatatatataatatatatacacatatatatataatatatacacatatataatatatatatacacatatatatgtatataatatatatatacacatatatatgtatataatatatatatacacatatatatataatatatgtatatatatgtgtatatatatatgtatatatatatgtgtatatatatattatatatatatatgtgtatatatatattatatatatatatgtgtatatatatattatatatatatatatgtgtatatatatattatatatatatgtgtatatatatattatatatatatatgtgtgtatatatatatattatatatatatatgtgtgtatatatattatatatatatatatgtgtgtgtatatatatattatatatatatatgtgtatatatattatatatatatacacaatatatatatacacatatatatatatataatatatatatacacatatatatctaatatatatatgtatatatatgtgtgtatatatatatatatatatatatgtgtgtatatatatatattatatatatatatatatatatatatatatatatatatgtgtatatatatatatatatatattatatatatatgtgtgtatatatatattatatatatatatatatgtgtatatatatattatatatatttatatgtgtgtatatatatatatattatatatatatgtgtgtatatatatattatatatatatatgtgtatatatatatattatatatatatatatatgtgtgtatatatatattatacatatgtgtatatatattatatatatatacaatatatatatacacatatatataatatatatatataatatatatatatacacacatatatatatataatatatatatacacacatatatataaatatgtaatatatatatatatatatacacacacacacacatatatatatatatatatataatatatatatatacacacatatatatatatataatatatatatacacatatatatgtgtatatatatattatatatatatatatatgtgtatatatatattatatatatatatatgtgtgtatatatatatatattatatatatgtgtatatatatatatatattatatatatatgtgtatatatatattatatatatatgtgtatatatatattatatatatatgtgtatatgtgtatgtgtgtgtatatatatatatatatatatatatatatatatatatatatatatatatataatatatgtgtatatatattatatatatatatatgtgtgtgtatatatatatataatatgtgtatatatatatatttatataatatatatatatataatatatgtgtatatatttgtatatatatatatatgacagcaacactcataacaatgataacacaattacattgacaatcatgttacgttatttttaaaatgtttcctttactttttcataacctctttaacacactacttctccgctgcgaagcgcaggtattttgctagtgtgtatatatatatatatatatatatattatatatatatgtatatatatattataaatatatatatgtgtatatatatattatatatatatatatatatatatatgtgtgtgtgtatatatatatattatatatatatgtgtatatatatatatatattatatatatatatgtgtgtatatatatattatatatatgtgtatatatattatatatatatacaatatatatatatacacatatatatataatatatatatacataatatatatatataatatatatatatacacacatatatatatatatatatatatatatatacataatatatatatatatatacacacacatatatatatatatataatatatatatatacacacatatatatatatataatatatatatacacatatatatatgtgtatatatatattttatatatatatatgtgtatatatatatatattatatatatatgtgtgtatatatatatattatatatatgtgtatatatatattatatatatatgtgtatatatatgtgtatatgtgtgtatatatatatatgtgtatatatatatatatatatataatatatgtgtatatatatatatatctatataatatatatatatatatatatatatatatatatataatatatgtgtatatgtatgtatatatatatatatatatatgacagcaacactcataagaatgacaacacaatttcattgacaatcatgttacgttatttttaaaatgtttcctttactttttcataacctctttaacacactacttctccgctgcgaagcgcgggtattttgctagtatataatatacatatatacacatatatatatatataatatatatatatatatatacacacatatatatatatatatatatatatatatatatatatatatatatatatatatatatatacacatatatatatatatatttgcaaactgtttcttgttcattgaggttttctcttggagagcttttttcatttcattgaaaattaaagcagcagctgccaaattatgtagctttcttattaatttttcaacattgtgtaaaataactttataaagtaacataaaaggtttaaatgctggttatccttttacactaaaatattactaaagagatacaaaaaaagtaaaatgcatatgttctttttctttaaggagattaaatattactgaagaaagaaaaaaaaaaacgaaaacagccaaatggggctatgcatacaaacttaaaaggtttaaataaaacagaaataaacacttttatttttacttgcttaacttgtggagggtgtatcttgtagcaaagccctaacttttttcgtgaaagcccgtttcagtcaataagtcttaaaaacaggtgtaaagatattgacaataagctacgcaaatccaccaagacatggaatcgtttaaatcaagtatcattacatcttcctttcttaaagagaagtaaggcattacttataagcttacatatatatatatatatatatatatatagacatacatacatatatatatctatctata
The sequence above is drawn from the Erpetoichthys calabaricus chromosome 15, fErpCal1.3, whole genome shotgun sequence genome and encodes:
- the gpr75 gene encoding probable G-protein coupled receptor 75; the encoded protein is MNLTNKTPDLADENLPEPFNGTLGLLSPNGTFIHTSTLVMCTFLLVIIFCLGSYGNLIVFLSFFDPAFRKLRTNFDFMILNLSFCDLFICCVTAPMFAFVLFFDTGSSVSKEFCFTFHLTSSGFIIMSLKTVAVIALHRLRMVLGQQPNRTASFPCTLMLTILLWTTSFTLATLVTMRTYPWKSKACLPHFGLISGDGKIILYLYLIDFAFCVGIVSVSYVMIAQALRKNAQVRKCPIITVHASSPQPLIATGFDGVQCTVPALYRNQNYNKLQHVQTHPYTKKMSQMPVVGGKFQLVSSVNLATAKDSKAVVTCVVIVLSVLLCCLPMAISLIQDVLSPESSFILYQFELCGFTLIFLKSGINPFIYSRNSAGLRRRVLWCIQYVALGFLCCKQKTRLRAIGKGSLEVNRNKSSHHETNSAYMLSPKPQRKLVDQACGPSLSKESVLSPKATGGHQPLAQSSSTPINTRIEPYYSIYNSSPSQGVSSPNSLQPVNSTFGFAKSYVAMHYHTKKDLIQDFESPSSKQIPVPSV